A part of Paenibacillus donghaensis genomic DNA contains:
- a CDS encoding GntR family transcriptional regulator — MKTNFDSSQPIFQQIAEMIEDDILNGTYQEDDQIISMAQFASTFQINPATAVKGIGLLVSEGILYKKRGLGMYVAQGAKQTIMGKRRIRFYDEMVLKLLEEGEKLGMTNEDVIEMIKERKGADRK, encoded by the coding sequence ATGAAAACAAATTTTGACTCAAGTCAGCCCATATTTCAACAAATTGCCGAAATGATTGAGGATGACATTCTGAATGGAACGTACCAGGAAGATGATCAGATTATCTCAATGGCGCAATTTGCAAGCACCTTTCAAATCAATCCGGCTACCGCTGTGAAAGGAATCGGGTTGCTTGTGAGCGAGGGAATTCTATACAAGAAAAGAGGGCTGGGTATGTATGTTGCCCAAGGTGCCAAGCAAACTATAATGGGCAAAAGACGAATCCGATTTTATGATGAGATGGTTTTGAAATTGCTCGAAGAGGGGGAAAAGCTGGGAATGACCAATGAGGATGTTATTGAGATGATTAAAGAACGGAAAGGGGCTGACCGAAAGTGA
- a CDS encoding glycoside hydrolase family 5 protein produces MVGKMKKCGVYSVALVLLASVVFTGWSARASAATPITSDFRSLQASQIVGEMGAGWNLGNQLEATSNGTPSETAWGNPMVTPELIKKVKAAGFKTIRIPVSYLNNIGSASDYTVNAAWLNRVKTVVDYAYNEGLYVVINIHGDGYNSVQGGWLLVNSGNQTAIKQKVQRVWQQISNKFVNYDERLIFESMNEVFDGTYGNPNAAYYANLNAYNQIFVDTVRQTSGNNSARWLLIPGWNTNIDYTAGNYGFVLPTDTYRSSTIPGSEKRIMISAHYYSPWDFAGEESGTITQWGASATNPAKKSTWGQEDYLNSQFQSMYNKFVAQGYPVVIGEFGSIDKTAYDSSNNVYRAAYAKAVTAMAKKYKAVPIYWDNGYNGQHGFALFNRTNNAITQQGIINAIMQGMQ; encoded by the coding sequence ATGGTAGGCAAAATGAAAAAATGCGGGGTTTACAGTGTAGCTCTTGTATTGCTGGCATCTGTTGTCTTTACCGGATGGAGCGCCCGGGCATCTGCGGCAACCCCTATTACATCGGATTTCAGATCATTGCAAGCTTCACAAATTGTTGGCGAAATGGGAGCCGGATGGAATTTGGGCAATCAGCTTGAAGCAACGTCAAATGGTACGCCAAGCGAGACAGCGTGGGGCAACCCCATGGTTACTCCGGAACTAATCAAAAAGGTGAAAGCGGCGGGTTTCAAAACGATTCGTATCCCGGTATCTTATTTAAATAACATTGGAAGCGCCTCCGATTATACGGTGAATGCTGCATGGCTGAATCGAGTGAAAACGGTCGTTGACTATGCCTACAATGAAGGCTTGTATGTCGTCATTAACATTCACGGGGATGGCTACAATTCTGTCCAAGGCGGGTGGCTTCTGGTGAATAGCGGCAACCAGACTGCCATTAAACAGAAGGTTCAGCGTGTATGGCAGCAGATTTCCAACAAGTTTGTCAACTATGACGAGCGGCTTATCTTTGAGTCGATGAACGAAGTTTTTGACGGCACTTATGGTAATCCGAATGCTGCTTACTATGCGAACCTTAATGCATACAATCAAATCTTCGTGGATACGGTCAGACAGACCAGCGGCAACAATAGTGCAAGATGGCTGCTGATTCCGGGTTGGAATACAAATATCGACTACACCGCTGGCAATTACGGCTTTGTTCTTCCAACCGATACGTATAGATCCTCTACAATTCCCGGTTCGGAAAAAAGAATCATGATCTCCGCACACTACTATTCCCCCTGGGATTTTGCGGGTGAGGAATCAGGAACGATTACACAATGGGGGGCCTCTGCAACGAATCCTGCCAAGAAATCGACCTGGGGGCAAGAGGATTATCTGAATTCGCAGTTCCAATCTATGTATAATAAGTTTGTTGCCCAAGGTTACCCTGTGGTGATCGGTGAATTCGGTTCGATTGACAAGACTGCCTATGATTCAAGCAATAACGTGTATCGTGCTGCTTATGCCAAAGCGGTAACGGCAATGGCCAAAAAATACAAAGCAGTGCCGATCTATTGGGACAACGGCTATAACGGCCAGCATGGCTTCGCTTTGTTTAACCGTACAAACAACGCCATAACCCAGCAAGGCATTATTAATGCAATTATGCAAGGCATGCAATAA
- a CDS encoding helix-turn-helix domain-containing protein — protein MYKRIRDLREDKDLTQQQMAELLHITQATYSRYENGNLDVPSAVLITLASFHKVSIDYILGQTDNPKRYPGKKE, from the coding sequence ATGTATAAAAGAATCCGCGACTTACGCGAAGACAAAGACCTGACGCAACAACAAATGGCTGAGCTTTTACATATCACACAAGCCACTTATTCCCGCTATGAGAATGGAAATTTGGATGTCCCGAGCGCCGTTTTAATTACTCTAGCCAGTTTCCATAAAGTAAGCATCGACTATATTCTAGGTCAGACAGACAACCCTAAGCGCTATCCGGGCAAAAAAGAATAA